The genome window AGAATAGTTTACGACGAGCTTGTTAAAATTGTAGGCATTACTAAAGAGCTCGAGCTTAAGAAACAGATAATAATGATGGTAGGATTGTATGGGCAGGGTAAAACCACAAGTTGCGCTAAAATTGCTAAATATTATCAAAAAAAAGGTCTTAAAGTAGGTATGCTTGCGAGTGATGTTCATAGAGCGGCTGCTTACGAGCAATTAGCCCAGCTCGGTAAAATGATTAATGTGCCTGTCTACGGCGATATTAAAGAAAAAGACGCTGTGAAGATTGTGAAAAAAGGTCTTGAAGAGCTTAAATCCTGCGATGTAATAATTATAGATACATCTGGAAGACACTCTTTAGAAAAAGATCTTATTCAAGAGATGCAAGACATTGCTGAAGCCACTAAAGCAAATGAAAAGATACTTGTTCTCGATGCTACTATAGGTCAGCAAGCTGGCAATCAAGCGAGAGCATTTCACGAAGCGATAGGAATAACAGGGGTTGTGCTCTCTAAATTAGACGGCTCTGCTAAGGGTGGAGGAGCGCTCAGCGCAGTTGCGGAAAGTAAAGCTCCCATTGTTTTTGTAGGTGTTGGCGAAAAAATAGATGATTTAGAGAAATACGATCCTCCGCGCTTTATCTCTAGACTGCTTGGTATGGGCGATATCCAAGCATTACTTGAAAAGGCAATGGAAGTTGCTGAGAAAGAAAAAGCTGAAGAGGTTGCTAGAAAGATAGTCTCAGGTAAGTTCACTCTTAAAGATATGTATGAGCAGATGGAATTGCTTGGTAAAATGGGGCCTTTGCAAAAAATTGTTGACCTATTACCTTTTGGTATGAAATCAAAAGTTTCTGATCAGCAGATGGAAGAGACCCAAGAGAAGCTAAAAAAGTTCAAATATATTATGCAGAGTATGACAAAAGAAGAGCTCGAGAACCCAAGTTTAGTGAAAACCTCTCGATTAAAAAGGATAGCGCTAGGCTCAGGAAGGGAGCCTAAAGATGTAAAAGAGTTATTGCGCTATTACAATCTATCAAAGCGCGCTGTTAGAGGATTTGTAGG of Candidatus Thermoplasmatota archaeon contains these proteins:
- a CDS encoding signal recognition particle protein Srp54 — protein: MVLESLSSALRTALRRIATAPFIDSKLIKETVKDLQRALLQADVNVKLVLNLTKEIERRALTEKPLPGMSSKEHVVRIVYDELVKIVGITKELELKKQIIMMVGLYGQGKTTSCAKIAKYYQKKGLKVGMLASDVHRAAAYEQLAQLGKMINVPVYGDIKEKDAVKIVKKGLEELKSCDVIIIDTSGRHSLEKDLIQEMQDIAEATKANEKILVLDATIGQQAGNQARAFHEAIGITGVVLSKLDGSAKGGGALSAVAESKAPIVFVGVGEKIDDLEKYDPPRFISRLLGMGDIQALLEKAMEVAEKEKAEEVARKIVSGKFTLKDMYEQMELLGKMGPLQKIVDLLPFGMKSKVSDQQMEETQEKLKKFKYIMQSMTKEELENPSLVKTSRLKRIALGSGREPKDVKELLRYYNLSKRAVRGFVGDRKMRKALMKQLKFGG